The nucleotide sequence AATTACTTCGCCCATAAGCAAAACTCCATAATAACCATTATTAAATACATCATCTTTAAGCACTGCTAATTTGATATTTTCTTTAGCGCTAATATCTTCATTTGGGCATTTTTTAAAATTTTCCCCATAATCTTCACTAATAAGCAAAGTTCCTCTTGCTAAACTTTGATTTAATTCCATATCAACCTTTGCATTAATTGAAAACAAATCTTTAGCAATAAGACTTTCTAGTCCTTTTGGCATAGCAACTAAAGGTTCATTGCTTAAACTTTTTTGTATATTTTTTGGTGGCATTTGTTCTCCTTGTTCTTTTATGAGAGTAGTTTTTTCTTCAATACTTTGGCTTGTTAACTCAATATTTTCATCTACTACTTTTACATCATCTTGCAATTTTAAAGTTTCATCTTGTGTATTTTCATCAAGATTGCTTGTATTTGGTTTGTTTTGATTTTCGTTTTTTCTTGCCATTTTAAGCCTCTAACATCATTTTAACAACATCTAATTCTTCATTGTTGTTTGGTGTATTTTTGTTTGCAAACTTATTATTTTGCATATTGTTAATTTCTGGAGCACTATTAATAAAAGCAGTAAATCCTTCAAGGTCTTTACATGCATAAGTTAATGCCCATTCTTTTTGAGAATTTGCAATTTTTCCACTACTTAAAGCATTCTCTACTAAAGAATTAGCCAAATCTTTAGTACTTTCTTCGTTTTGTTTTTTTAAGTCCTCATTTTCTTTTTTTAGCAATCCGTTCTCATCTTTTAAAGCTATAATTTGAAATTCTAACTCTTTAATTTTTTCATCCATTTTTACTCCTTTATTTTGATTATTTTTATTAGCAATAAGCTCATCAAGCTCATCTATAAACGGTGTGTTTGTTAGAGCAACAGAGTGTAATTTTGCTCTTATTAATTTTCCACTTTTATTGTCTTTTGCATTAAATTCAAAGACAGGAGATAAATAGCGGTATTGTTTATTTGCTATATATTTTTTAGCTTCCTCATTAAACTCAGCTTTTGCCATTAGTGCATCATTTTCTAAGAAAAGCTCTTTAATCCAACCTGCAGCTGGAGCTTTTTCATTTTTAAGAGTTTGATGTTCATAATCTATAACTATGTCAATCTTTTTTTGATTAAAATTATCAATCATAGACTCTAAATTTTTATCATCTATCTTAAAAACACCATTAGCATGACCTTTCCATTCACCCTTTATGGCTACTTTTATTGGTTTATCATTGCTAGCTTCAACTAGGTTTTCTTTATTGATAAAAAACATTTTAAATCCTTAAAAAATCATTTTTTGGCAAAAAACCACTTTGTAAAGTTCTTGCATAAATACTTAAATAACCATGGTCACTAACTCCTTCATAAATCTTTTTAAGATCTTTTAACTCTACCCTAAAGCCATTATTAAGCTCTGCATTTGAAAGCACCTTATCAACGCTTTCTATGGTGTCAAATAATTTGTGTTTTGCATCTATTCTATGTTTAGGTGTTTTTGATTTAGTGTGAGTTAAAATATAAAGTTTCCAAGTACCTATTTTATTTTCTAAATCTTTATAGCTTTCTCCTTCAAAATCAAGCAAAAGCGAAGCTTCTAAACCATTGATACAAGTTGCTATATTTTGAGTATTTTCAAATTCCCCTAAATATGCTCTGATATTAAAATCTTCAAGTAATTTTAAAAGCTCAACTTCAAATTCTTTAAGCATTTGTTTCCTTATAAAAAATTGATGGCATTTTAGAATGAGAGTTTTTTACTTTCAAATAATGATTTTTGCACAAAGGTTTTAGCACAATTTTTTTCTATTTTTTAAAGAACCTTTTTTATTAAACTTGCAGCAATTCAAAGGAGAAGAAAATGAAAGCAAACCCTTATTTTAAACTTGATGAGTTTAAATGCAGATGTGGAAAATGTGAATTGCCAAAAGGTGTACCAAGTGACGAGCTTGTGGATATTCTTTGTCAAATAAGGGAGCATTTTAACTCATCTATAATTATAAATAGTGCTTATAGATGTGCTTCTCATAATGCTAAAGTTGGCGGTTCCCCTAAATCTCAACACACCTTAGGGAGTGCAGTAGATTTTGTAGTTAAGAATGTTAAAACAGAGGAAGTTCATCAATATGTTTTAGATAATTTTGGCGAAAGAGGTTTAGGGATTGCTATAAAACATAATTTTGATAATCCTTGTGCAGGTTTTGTACATATTGATACGCGTGGTAAAAAAGCAAGATGGACTTATACTTAAAGGTTTAAAATGTTTGATATATCTAAATTATTTGGCTTTGAAAAAATAGCTATTTTTGCCTTAGTTGTTTTAAGTTCTTTTTTGTTTTTTAAAAACCATACTCTAACTTTAGAAAATGAAAATTTAAAGCTTAAGTCTTTGCATTTAAATAGTGAAATAAATGTATTTAAAGATAAATTAAAAGAGCAAAATAAAGCTATTGAAAAATTAAAAATAGAGTTAAAGCCCAAAGAGGTTTTAAAAGAAGTTTTAAAGGTTGATAAGGTTTTTATCAAGGATGAAAGCTGTCAAAGTGAGCTTAATGCTTATAAGGAGCTTTTTAATATCTTAGGTAGCAAGCAATGAGAATTCTTTATATAAAACTATTAATCCTTCCTTTTGTTTTAAGTGCATGTGCTAGCAAGGATATTTTGATTAAAACTGAATTTAGTGAGGTTAAAATACCTGTTAAATGTCCTTTAAAGCTTCCTTTAAAACCTTTAAACAAAGGTGATTTAGCTAGTGCAAAAGAACTTAGCAAATATTATTTAGAAATTGAAAGTATTGCTAAAACTTGCACAGGATGGGATGAAAATGAAACTAGTTATTGAACTTAGCATTGCTTCTTTGTTTTCTAGCTTTGCTTTAGCGTTATTTTATTTGATTGAAATTCTTACAAGGAACTAGCACATGAAGTTAGAAGATATTTTTGTATATATAGTTTTAATGATAGTAAGCTTTATAGCAGGACTTGTAGGAATAGTAACGAAAAACAAGCTAAGCAAAGAGCTTAACATAAAAGGCAAGTTTATACTCTTTTTAAAAGGTATGCTTGGATCTA is from Campylobacter sp. CNRCH_2014_0184h and encodes:
- a CDS encoding phage protease translates to MFFINKENLVEASNDKPIKVAIKGEWKGHANGVFKIDDKNLESMIDNFNQKKIDIVIDYEHQTLKNEKAPAAGWIKELFLENDALMAKAEFNEEAKKYIANKQYRYLSPVFEFNAKDNKSGKLIRAKLHSVALTNTPFIDELDELIANKNNQNKGVKMDEKIKELEFQIIALKDENGLLKKENEDLKKQNEESTKDLANSLVENALSSGKIANSQKEWALTYACKDLEGFTAFINSAPEINNMQNNKFANKNTPNNNEELDVVKMMLEA
- a CDS encoding YcbK family protein, with translation MKANPYFKLDEFKCRCGKCELPKGVPSDELVDILCQIREHFNSSIIINSAYRCASHNAKVGGSPKSQHTLGSAVDFVVKNVKTEEVHQYVLDNFGERGLGIAIKHNFDNPCAGFVHIDTRGKKARWTYT